The Raphanus sativus cultivar WK10039 chromosome 2, ASM80110v3, whole genome shotgun sequence genome includes a region encoding these proteins:
- the LOC108829850 gene encoding uncharacterized protein LOC108829850, with protein MKNDTLFFSHSVVEFLQLWGSDHISVLARIQSRVRRTRKNFRFDKRWIGKPGFKEAVLPGWGQFDEIPMRNFHQKVTSCRNKISSWRKQNPTNSALLIKDLKNKIDLAQDDDLTTTEELDDLRRHLIVAFREENSYWEQKSRDQWHRDGDRNTKFHHGITKQRRAQNRIISIKDKHGKLVESEIEVENVAVQYFRDLFSTSSPTELDASLRFISTKVSSTDNRLLLEEPSELEIRRALFDINPDKAPGPDGMTSRLYQRFWREMRHDIISLVRDFFATGNFDPLLNQTNICLIPKKKKPREMTEFRPISLCNVSYKIISKLLCKRLKRIIPRLISETQSAFVAKRLITDNILIAQENFHALRTNQRCREDFMAIKTYMSKAYDRVEWNFLSALLLKMGFDERLVDLIMCCVTSVSYQVLVNGQPRGRIQPMRGLRQGDPLSPFLFILCTEALITLLNGAEAEKKIVGLRVARASPRISHLLVADDSLFFCKAELSQCKEIMDILDIYGKASGQRLNASKSSMFFGNKVEPSRKQDIKEVLGFSKEGGMGMYLGLPEQIGGSKMKVFSFVQDRFNGRVNTWSSRLLSKEGKEVQIKSVAQAVPTYVMSCYLLPQGITDKLRSTTSNFWWSSKENSRGLHWIAWDEISRVLRGRYYNGTSPLEDRRIYSPSYGWRSMMAAKPLLMSGLRKTIGTGQGTRVWSEPWVPDSTARLPRPADHIVYRLPQLLVQSFIRNDTKEWDIQLLHQFFHPDDIPLILGLKISRSSVPDGYVWNHTKSGVYSVKTGYDLFSSTKLSLTQEMVLEPSITRLQSKVWTIKAPSKMKHFLWQAISGCVATAERLTYRHLGTDRSCPRCDGPVKSINHLLFECPPALQVWALSDYPSLPGYFPCTSIYQNMYLLFWTSKEVAPLRPQFDTFPWICWFIWKARNDKLFNGKDISPMDTLRHASLEAECWRKANEKEEEIEETDDLPDIVVETMPPWISRIPTCQIDASWINNGNVSGLGWSLKDQTGIEYFGLRACNRSLSALHAEMEGLLWAASCFFPGYFEESGDRCTSSFLIMLVDGFGLRWMNFLSFIDNIVDSFFGSSTLVSYQVKTFWRRRSELMRVYGKLGSSIVAEIRSLTSVEVCKFFLSGWISYSTSVGKLGIGEKIDGTDFMLYSQGLLNIALNGRSIYNDELDDLFDLSCNNCELDQSEGVGHFSSEAD; from the exons ATGAAGAATgacactctttttttttctcactctgTTGTGGAATTCCTACAATTATGGGGATCAGATCACATATCAGTCCTGGCACGAATCCAGTCGCGTGTTAGGAGGACGAGGAAGAATTTCCGGTTTGATAAGAGATGGATCGGCAAGCCGGGATTTAAAGAAGCGGTTCTCCCGGGATGGGGACAATTTGATGAGATCCCAATGAGGAATTTTCATCAAAAGGTTACCTCATGTCGAAACAAAATTAGCTCTTGGAGAAAGCAAAACCCGACTAATTCCGCTTTATTGATTAaggatttaaaaaataagatagatTTGGCCCAAGATGACGATCTCACCACTACAGAAGAACTAGACGATTTGAGAAGACACCTTATTGTGGCATTTCGAGAAGAAAACTCTTACTGGGAACAAAAGAGCAGAGACCAATGGCACAGAGATGGGGACAGGAACACAAAATTTCATCATGGAATTACGAAACAACGGAGAGCCCAAAACCGGATAATTAGTATAAAAGACAAACATGGAAAGCTGGTAGAGAGTGAAATCGAGGTGGAGAACGTGGCTGTTCAATACTTTCGAGATCTCTTCTCTACCTCTTCACCGACAGAGCTAGATGCCTCTCTCCGATTCATCTCGACCAAGGTATCTAGCACCGACAATAGGCTACTCTTGGAGGAACCGTCGGAGCTGGAAATTAGGAGAGCTCTTTTTGATATCAATCCGGACAAAGCACCTGGCCCAGATGGTATGACAAGCAGACTATACCAGAGGTTCTGGCGGGAAATGCGGCACGATATTATTAGCCTTGTCCGCGATTTCTTTGCTACTGGCAATTTCGACCCACTACTGAACCAAACAAATATCTGCCTCAtcccaaagaagaagaaaccccGTGAGATGACTGAGTTCAGACCCATTAGCCTCTGTAATGTCAGTTACAAGATTATATCCAAACTTCTATGCAAGAGACTTAAGAGGATTATCCCGCGCTTGATCTCGGAAACACAATCTGCCTTCGTGGCAAAACGTTTGATCACCGATAACATTTTGATAGCTCAAGAAAACTTTCATGCCTTACGGACAAACCAGAGATGCAGAGAAGACTTCATGGCTATCAAAACATATATGAGTAAAGCTTACGACAGAGTGGAGTGGAACTTCCTATCAGCATTGTTGTTAAAGATGGGCTTTGATGAAAGACTGGTTGACCTCATTATGTGTTGTGTCACGTCAGTCTCATATCAAGTCTTAGTCAACGGGCAACCAAGGGGACGGATCCAACCGATGAGGGGGCTAAGGCAGGGAGATCCTCTATCGCCTTTTCTGTTTATCCTATGCACAGAGGCCTTGATCACACTTCTTAATGGAGCGGAGGCGGAGAAGAAGATTGTAGGGCTTCGTGTTGCTAGAGCGAGCCCAAGGATCTCTCATCTTCTTGTCGCAGATGACAGCCTTTTCTTCTGCAAGGCGGAATTAAGCCAATGCAAGGAGATCATGGACATTCTTGACATATATGGAAAGGCATCGGGACAACGGCTAAATGCGTCGAAATCGTCGATGTTTTTTGGAAACAAAGTGGAGCCTTCCCGAAAGCAAGACATAAAAGAAGTTTTAGGTTTCTCTAAAGAAGGTGGCATGGGGATGTACCTCGGATTACCAGAACAGATAGGTGGCTCGAAGATGAAAGTGTTCTCTTTTGTACAAGATCGCTTTAACGGGAGAGTCAACACCTGGTCATCAAGACTACTATCCAAAGAGGGAAAAGAAGTTCAAATTAAATCAGTTGCTCAAGCAGTTCCGACTTATGTGATGTCGTGTTACTTGCTCCCACAAGGCATTACAGATAAACTAAGGAGTACGACGTCGAACTTTTGGTGGAGCTCTAAAGAAAATAGCAGAGGCTTACATTGGATCGCATGGGACGAGATCT CTCGCGTCCTTCGAGGAAGATACTATAATGGTACTTCTCCCTTAGAAGATCGGCGTATATACTCACCATCATATGGATGGCGTAGTATGATGGCCGCCAAACCCCTTCTCATGTCGGGATTACGGAAAACAATTGGAACTGGACAAGGTACGAGGGTTTGGAGTGAGCCTTGGGTTCCAGATTCCACGGCACGTCTGCCTAGACCTGCCGATCACATTGTGTACAGACTGCCCCAACTCCTTGTTCAGTCCTTTATAAGGAATGATACCAAGGAGTGGGATATCCAGCTGTTACATCAATTCTTCCACCCAGACGATATCCCATTGATACTTGGACTAAAGATCTCTCGATCTAGCGTCCCGGATGGATATGTTTGGAACCACACAAAGTCTGGAGTTTATTCCGTAAAAACCGGATATGATTTATTTAGTTCGACCAAGTTGAGCCTTACGCAAGAGATGGTTTTAGAACCAAGTATCACGAGGCTGCAGAGCAAGGTGTGGACGATTAAGGCCCCAAGTAAAATGAAGCACTTCTTGTGGCAGGCTATCTCGGGCTGTGTGGCGACAGCAGAGAGGCTCACATATAGACACCTGGGCACCGATAGGAGTTGTCCTAGATGTGATGGTCCAGTGAAGTCAATTAATCACCTCCTTTTTGAATGCCCCCCAGCCCTACAGGTGTGGGCTTTATCGGACTACCCGTCCCTTCCGGGTTACTTCCCGTGTACATCGATCTACCAAAACATGTATCTCCTGTTTTGGACGAGCAAAGAGGTGGCTCCCTTGCGACCACAATTCGATACCTTTCCATGGATCTGTTGGTTTATTTGGAAGGCTAGGAATGACAAACTCTTCAATGGGAAAGACATATCCCCCATGGACACCCTTCGACATGCATCCCTCGAGGCGGAATGTTGGAGGAAGGCTAATGAAAAGGAGGAGGAAATTGAAGAGACCGATGATCTCCCCGATATAGTAGTTGAGACAATGCCCCCTTGGATCTCCCGAATCCCTACTTGTCAAATTGATGCATCATGGATCAATAATGGCAACGTTAGTGGCTTAGGGTGGAGTCTCAAGGATCAAACGGGCATTGAATACTTTGGTCTACGGGCGTGCAATAGGAGCCTTTCAGCTCTACATGCTGAGATGGAGGGCTTACTTTGGGCAGCCTCAT GtttcttccctggctatttcGAGGAGTCGGGAGATAGGTGCACCTCGTCGTTTTTGATCATGCTCGTGGATGGATTTGGTCTGAGATGGATGAACTTCCTTTCCTTT ATTGATAACATCGTGGACTCTTTTTTCGGGAGCTCTACGTTGGTTTCCTATCAG GTCAAGACTTTTTGGAGACGCCGGAGTGAGTTGATGCGTGTATACGGAAAATTGGGCTCCTCGATAGTGGCTGAGATTAGGTCTTTAACTTCTGTAGAA GTGTGTAAGTTCTTCCTGAGTGGTTGGATCTCCTACTCGACTTCAGTGGGCAAGCTAG GCATTGGTGAAAAGATCGATGGCACTGATTTCATGTTGTATAGCCAAGGTCTTCTAAATATTGCATTGAATGGGAGGTCGATCTATAACGATGAACTCGATGATCTTTTTGACTTATCCTGCAATAACTGCGAGCTTGATCAATCTGAGGGAGTAGGTCATTTCTCTAGCGAAGCCGATTAG
- the LOC108829866 gene encoding uncharacterized protein LOC108829866 has translation MALRHLGKKGIQASFKRGLVLPRVAASTETHVSSMFLKSTSQSVAFSFARYINGFGFSSPNHQSSPTLTSIRYFHASRETLARRKEDPDRPLSHRELKKQTVKTKGKFSKREKKTDKPPVEAPYVPPRLQRLAKGLAEKTVDVFEGMTLLEFSKRTGESLAVLQSILLNVGETVSSEFDAISIDVAELLAMEIGINVRRQHTTEGSQILPRPPVVTVMGHVDHGKTSLLDALRNTSVAAREAGGITQHVGAFVVGMPDSGTSITFLDTPGHAAFSEMRARGAAVTDIVVLVVAADDGVMPQTLEAIAHARSANVPIVVAINKCDKPGANPERVKNQLAAEGIELEDIGGNVQVVEVSAMKSTGLDKLEEALLLEAVDMDLKARVEGPAQAYVVEARLDKGRGPLATIIVKAGTLVSGHHVVIGSQWGRLRAIRDMAGKQTDRATPAMPVEIEGLKGLPMAGDDVIVVESEERAKMLSEGRKRKYERDRLLKADEARIAEAEKKEAESEEGFVRVELPIIVKSDVQGTAQAVADALRTLNSPQVFVNIVHSGVGAVSHSDLERAQACGACIVAFNVKGGGSGNLSATQASVKVFHHRVIYHLLEDIGNLIVEKAPGISELEVAGEAEVLSIFKVLGKRRSEEDGVSIAGCKVMDGRVCRSGMMRLLRSGEVVFEGSCASLKREKQDVEQVGKGNECGLVMGEWNDFRVGDVIQCMEAVIRKPKFVSSESGAVRIEC, from the exons ATGGCGTTGAGGCACTTAGGCAAGAAG GGCATTCAAGCCTCTTTTAAAAGAGGTTTGGTTCTTCCTCGGGTAGCAGCATCCACAGAGACGCATGTTTCCTCTATGTTTTTGAAAAGCACTTCTCAAAGTGTCGCTTTCTCATTCGCTCGGTACATTAATG GTTTCGGGTTCAGCTCGCCTAATCATCAATCTTCCCCAACCTTAACATCCATAAG GTACTTTCATGCAAGCCGAGAAACACTGGCGAGAAGAAAAGAGGATCCTGATCGCCCGCTTAGCCATCGTGAGCTCAAGAAACAGACTGTCAAAACGAAAGGAAAGTTCTCAAAACGGGAGAAGAAAACGGATAAGCCACCCGTTGAAGCTCCTTATGTGCCTCCTAGGCTGCAGAGATTGGCAAAGGGACTGGCCGAGAAAACAGTCGACGTATTCGAAGGCATGACCTTACTTGAGTTCTCCAAGCGTACTGGCGAGTCATTGGCGGTTTTGCAGAGCATTCTCCTCAATGTTGGTGAAACCGTTAGTTCCGAATTTGACGCAATCAGCATAGATGTCGCCGAGCTTCTTGCAATG gaaaTAGGAATCAATGTAAGGAGGCAACATACCACAGAAGGATCACAAATCCTCCCAAGGCCTCCGGTTGTAACAGTAATGGGCCATGTCGATCATGGGAAGACCTCTCTGTTGGACGCTTTAAGAAACACCTCCGTGGCGGCAAGAGAAGCCGGTGGGATCACTCAGCACGTGGGTGCGTTCGTGGTTGGCATGCCGGACTCCGGCACTTCAATCACCTTCCTAGACACGCCAGGTCACGCCGCTTTCAGTGAGATGCGTGCTAGGGGAGCTGCTGTTACTGATATAGTCGTCTTAGTGGTCGCTGCTGATGATGGTGTGATGCCGCAGACTCTCGAGGCTATTGCACACGCTAGATCGGCGAATGTTCCGATTGTGGTTGCTATCAATAAATGCGATAAACCGGGAGCTAATCCGGAAAGAGTTAAGAACCAGCTCGCAGCTGAGGGGATTGAGCTTGAAGATATTGGAGGAAACGTTCAGGTTGTTGAGGTGTCTGCTATGAAGAGCACAGGGCTAGACAAGTTAGAAGAAGCTCTGCTTCTAGAAGCAGTGGATATGGACCTTAAAGCACGTGTGGAAGGACCAGCTCAAGCATATGTGGTGGAGGCTCGGCTCGACAAAGGCCGTGGACCTTTAGCCACCATTATTGTGAAGGCTGGGACGTTGGTGAGTGGTCATCACGTAGTTATTGGGTCTCAGTGGGGAAGACTCAGGGCTATCAGGGATATGGCCGGTAAGCAAACGGACCGAGCAACACCAGCAATGCCAGTTGAGATTGAAGGGCTTAAGGGTCTTCCCATGGCTGGTGACGATGTCATTGTAGTGGAGTCAGAGGAACGAGCGAAGATGCTTAGTGAAGGGAGGAAAAGGAAATACGAAAGAGATCGGTTGTTGAAAGCAGATGAAGCTAGAATAGCTGaagcagagaagaaagaagcagAGTCTGAAGAAGGGTTTGTTCGAGTTGAGTTACCCATAATAGTTAAGTCTGACGTGCAAGGAACTGCACAGGCTGTTGCTGACGCCCTAAGAACGTTGAATAGCCCACAG GTTTTTGTGAACATTGTTCATAGTGGAGTAGGAGCAGTGTCTCACTCTGATTTAGAGAGGGCACAAGCTTGCGGTGCGTGTATCGTTGCCTTTAACGTTAAGGGTGGAGGTTCTGGCAATCTCTCCGCGACTCAAGCCAGCGTCAAG GTATTCCATCACCGTGTGATATACCATCTGCTCGAAGACATAGGGAACTTGATTGTAGAGAAAGCACCAGGAATCTCAGAGCTGGAGGTGGCTGGTGAAGCTGAAGTTCTCAGCATTTTCAAGGTGTTGGGAAAGAGAAGAAGCGAGGAAGATGGAGTGAGCATCGCGGGTTGCAAAGTGATGGATGGTAGGGTATGTAGAAGCGGGATGATGAGGCTGTTAAGGAGTGGAGAAGTGGTGTTTGAAGGGTCGTGTGCGTCGCTGAAACGGGAGAAACAAGACGTGGAACAGGTAGGGAAAGGGAACGAGTGTGGGCTTGTGATGGGAGAGTGGAATGATTTTAGAGTTGGAGATGTGATTCAATGCATGGAGGCAGTCATTAGGAAACCTAAGTTCGTTTCCTCTGAGAGTGGAGCTGTGAGAATCGAGTGCTGA
- the LOC108835980 gene encoding LOW QUALITY PROTEIN: uncharacterized protein LOC108835980 (The sequence of the model RefSeq protein was modified relative to this genomic sequence to represent the inferred CDS: deleted 1 base in 1 codon), producing MDLKGQLDRFKKQQERCQSTLSSINASRAPPSAPSRPSSSSSSSSVPAATSLKPAPPVKFSNDTERLQFINSIRKGPVGAQIKRVIELLFETRQAFTPEQINERCYVDMLSNKAVFDSLRNNPKVYYDGRRFSYKAKHDVKDKKQLLSLIKKYPAGIAAVDLKDAYPNVMDDLQALKASKHIWFLSNADSQEDIAYPNDFKGQIEVDDEFKSLFRDIDIPSDLLDVEKELQKIGLKPVMNTAQRRAAAQIQGVSNKPKQKKKKQEISKRTKLTNAHLPELFQNLNASSSRN from the exons ATGGATCTAAAGGGACAGCTAGACAGGTTCAAGAAACAGCAAGAAAGATGCCAATCTACTCTCTCAAGCATCAATGCTTCCCGAGCACCACCTTCTGCTCCTTCCAggccctcctcctcctcctcctcctcctctgttCCTGCTGCCACCAGCCTCAAGCCTGCACCTCCCGTCAAATTCTCCAACGACACCGAGCGTCTTCAGTTTATCAACAGCATCAGGAAAGGTCCTGTCGGTGCTCAAATCAAGCGTGTCATTGAGCTTCTCTTTGAG ACAAGACAAGCCTTCACACCGGAGCAGATTAACGAAAGGTGTTATGTTGATATGCTTTCGAATAAAGCTGTCTTTGATAGTCTCAGGAACAATCCCAAAGTTTATTACGACGGAAGAAGGTTCTCTTACAAG GCTAAGCATGATGTTAAAGACAAGAAA CAGCTTCTCTCGCTTATCAAGAAGTATCCTGCTGGGATTGCAGCTGTTGATCTCAAAGACGCTTACCCTAATGTCATGGATGATCTACAG GCTCTGAAAGCTTCAAAACACATATGGTTCCTGTCAAACGCTGATTCACAAGAGGACATTGCTTATCCAAACGACTTCAAGGGGCAGATTGAGGTTGACGACGAGTTCAAATCTCTGTTCCGTGACATAGACATTCCCAGCGACCTTCTTGATGTGGAGAAGGAGCTGCAGAAGATTGGTTTGAAGCCTGTGATGAACACTGCACAGAGGAGAGCCGCTGCACAGATCCAAGGGGTATCGAATAAACccaagcagaagaagaagaaacaagagaTCAGCAAGAGAACCAAACTCACCAACGCTCATCTTCCTGAGCTCTTCCAGAACCTCAACGCCAGCAGTTCCCGGAACTAA
- the LOC108835981 gene encoding uncharacterized protein LOC108835981: MSGTSASARSDKSGKNSKGLPLAAVKDEFASSSKRKNTCTKIEYEILKENHETLKIDYESLQKRFKLAEETYEVMKKLLLQSKAERREDGVRERNDKEMESEGKGKIDELRKREEELLLAIRKGKEDKAKLEDKFVALAERFCVVEADCEYLKSLYDAEVAASEIEETNKLKNNVKNDATVISDHNDPVGTRSQDDQCKNQEIFTPRAVTNDSPPSSASPSSSSSSSDGYDVVIKLPANWPDWALPKGPGDDSSKS, translated from the exons ATGAGTGGAACATCAGCATCGGCTCGCTCAGACAAATCGGGCAAGAACAGCAAAGGCTTGCCTTTGGCTGCTGTGAAGGATGAATTCGCCTCTTCCTCCAAGAGAAAAAACACTTGTACGAAGATAGAGTACGAAATCCTCAAGGAGAATCACGAGACATTGAAGATAGATTACGAGAGTCTTCAGAAAAGGTTTAAGCTTGCAGAGGAAACTTACGAGGTCATGAAGAAGCTGCTGCTTCAGAGCAAAGCTGAGAGACGGGAGGATGgtgtgagagagagaaacgACAAGGAAATGGAGAGTGAGGGAAAgggcaagattgatgagctgaggaagagagaagaggagctTTTGTTGGCGATTAGGAAAGGGAAAGAAGATAAGGCGAAACTGGAGGACAAGTTTGTTGCATTAGCTGAGAGGTTTTGCGTGGTTGAAGCAGATTGTGAGTACTTGAAGTCGCTGTATGATGCTGAAGTTGCTGCTTCAGAGATTGAAGAGACTAACAAGCTGAAGAATAATGTGAAGAACGATGCTACAG TGATAAGTGATCACAATGATCCTGTTGGTACAAGAAGCCAAGATGACCAATGCAAGAACCAAGAAATCTTCACTCCGAGAGCTGTTACTAATGATTCACCGCCTTCGTCTGCTTCACCATCATCgtcatcttcatcttcagatGGCTATGATGTTGTGATTAAGCTTCCAGCTAATTGGCCAGACTGGGCACTGCCTAAAGGACCTGGTGATGATTCCAGCAAGTCTTAG